One Chloroflexota bacterium genomic window, GCAGAGCCAAGGCCTTGGCTTGCTCAAAAGCCTCTGTGGCCTCATCAGCCATGTGGTTACTCAGGCCCGTCCCGCTGCGCTCCAGAGCCGCGGTATCTGCAAGTTCCTCGATCAAACGTGCTCGTTCTTCGATCAGGCGTTTTCGATTGCGTTCCAGCAACCTGGCCGATAGCATGCTATCGGCCTCCTTTCTCCTCTCCTTAGGTAGGGGATAGGATATTCGGCAGCGAACCGAAAGATCTTTTATGGATCAAAAGTGGCCAATATTGTAACGTAGCATGACCACAAAAGCAAATATCACTTCCCGTGCCGCGTCCACCAGTCGCTATCCGCGGAGGGCAAGAGCCAAAAAGTGATCGCCTCGCCATCCACGTCAAAAGTACCTGTATAGGCGCGCTCATCTGGCGCTTCTACGGTCTCCTCGAGCAAGACAGACAGGGTCTCGCCCTTGAAGTATTCTGCCCACTCATGCAAGACAGCGCCTAATTGAGGGCCAGTCTGGTAGTATGTCGAGATGGTCTCATCAATGCGAAAGTCAGCCTCTTTGCGCAGCGTCTGCACTCGGCGCACTAATTCACGCGCCAGTCCCTCGGAGATAAGTTGTGGTGTCAAGGCCGTGCGAATGGCAACCAGGTAACCGGCATCCTCAGCCACGACGTAACCCTCCCGTTCATGGGTGCGAACCTCCACTTCCCCTGGGTTCAGGGTGATCCATTGTCCCTCGACCTCGACTTCTACGCTTCGTCCCTCAGAGACTGATCTGGCCACCTCCTCTGCATTCATCTTGGCGAGTGCACCCTGGACCTTTGGGAATAGCGACCCATATTTCTTGCCCACCAGACTGGCCACGGCGCGGGCGGTGTAAGTCACCAGTTCGCCCTTGTCCTCCACCAAGCGCAAGGATTTAACGTTCAACTCGTCTAAGAGGAGCTCCTGGAGGCGCTGCACACTGGCTTGTTCTTCGGCCGAGCGTAGCACAACCGCCACTTCTGCCAGGGGTTGGCGCACCTTCAGTCCAGCTTTGTTGCGCGCGGCATGCCCCAGGCTGGCCAGGCGCATCACCAGCCGCGTGTCGGCCATCAACTTAGGGTCAATCAACGCAGCGTCGGCCTGTGGGTAATCACAAAGGTGCACACTCTCAGGCGCACTGGCGTCCACAGCGCGCACCAGGTTCTGGTACATTGCCTCAGCAGTAAACGGCGTGAAGGGGGCAAGTAGTTTGCACAGGGTCACTAGGCAAGTGTACAAAGTGTGGTGCGCAGACCGTTTATCTTCTGCCAAACCACTCTTCCAGAAGCGGCGTCGGGAGCGGCGCACATACCAGTTGCTTAGGTCATCCACGAAATCCTGGATGGCGCGGGCCGGGCCGGTCATATCGAAGTTCGACATCCCCTCGTCCACAACTCGCACCAGGGCATTCAACTCGGAAAGTATCCAGCGGTCAATTTCCGGACGCTGCTTCACGTCCACCCAGCCCTGGCGCGGATCAAAGCCATCGATATTGGCATAGGTGACGAAAAAGCCATAGGTGTTCCAGAGCGTCAACATGAACTTGCGAACGGTCTCGCCTACCAAATCCACCGAGAAGCGTCGCGGATAATCGGGGGGCGCCGCTGTATAAAAGTACCAGCGTGTGGCGTCGGCCCCGTGGACATTGATCACCTCCCACGGGTCCACGACGTTCCCCTTGGACTTGCTCATCTTCTGCCCCTCCTCATCCAAGACGAGTCCGAAAGAGATGCAAGTCTTATAGGCGGGCTGGTCGAAGAGGAGCGTGGCGATAGCATGGAGCGAGTAGAACCATCCGCGGGTCTGGTCAATTCCCTCGCAGATGAAGTCCGCCGGAAATTGGGACTGGAAGAGTTCTTTATTCTCGAAAGGATAGTGCCACTGCGCAACAGGCATAGCCCCCGAATCAAACCAGCAGTCAATCACCTCGGGCACGCGGCGCATCGTCCCCGCGCATTTGGAGCAGGGGAAAGTTACCTGATCAATGTACGGGCGATGCAGATCCAATTCTGAGAGGCTGGCTTCCTCGGAGCGCAGGGCAGTCAGTGCGCCGACATGCGCCTTCGGGTCACGCACTCGTTCGCGCAGTTCAGCCACGCTACCGATGCACGTCTTCTCGCCGCAGCCATCACAAACCCACACTGGCAGTGGCGTGCCCCAGTAACGCTCGCGGCCTAATGCCCAGTCCACATTGTTCTGCAGCCAGTCACCGAAGCGTCCGTCTTTGATGTGGGATGGGATCCAGTTAATGAGTTGGTTGTTCGCCAGCAAGCGGTCTTTGTAACGCGTGGTTTCAATGTACCAAGTGGTCTTGGCATAGTAGAGTAACGGCGTATCACAGCGCCAGCAGAAGGGATAGACGTGCTCGTATTGTCCGACGTGATACATCAGGCCACGCCCTCTCAAGTCCTCCATGATCAGTGGGTCTGCATCTTTCACGAACAGGCCACGCCAGGGCGTTACAGCATCAATGAAGTTGCCTTTGAGATCTACCGTCTGGAGGATGGGCAGGTTATATTCTCGGCCCACGTTCAAGTCGTCCTCACCGAAGGCAGGGGCGATATGAACGATGCCGGTGCCCTCCGCAGTAGTTACAAAGTCGCCCAGGAGAACGTAGCAGTAATCGCCCTCTACCGGCAGGAATGTGTATAGTGGGCGGTAGTGGATACCTTTGAGGTCGCGGCCGGGCATCTCTTTGAGGATGGTGTATTCGCCGCGCAAAGCCTCGTTCAGCAGGGCTTTGACCAAAATGAGCCGCTCGCCGCCTTGCTCGACCATGACGTAGGTCTCGTCAGGATGCACCGCCAAAGCGACGTTACCCGGCAGCGTCCAGGGCGTGGTCGTCCACACCAAGAAATAGGTGTTCGCCTCATCCCGCAAAGGGAATTTGACGTAGATGGAAGGGTCCACTGTCGTTTCATAGCCCAGGGCCAACTCGTGGCTGGAGAGCGGCGTCCCGCAACGTGGGCAGTAAGGCACTACCTTATAGCCCTGGTACAACAGGTCACGGTCCCAGAGTTGTTTCAGGATCCACCAGACGGACTCGATGTAGTCGGTGCTGAGGGTAACGTAGGGGTTCTCCATATCGAGCCAGAAGCCGATGCGATCGCTGAGTTTGGTCCACTCTTTGGTGTAGCGGAAGACGCTGGCCCGGCAGCGTTCATTGAACTCGGCGACGCCGTATTCCTCAATGGCCTGTTTGCCGCTGAAGCCCAGTTCCTTCTCCACCTCGATCTCCACCGGCAGGCCATGGGTGTCCCAGCCGCCCTTGCGCAGGACATAGCGGCCCTTCATGGTCTGGTAGCGAGGGATGGTGTCTTTGTATACGCGCCCAAGCACGTGGTGAATGCCTGGCAGACCATTGGCCGTCGGCGGGCCTTCGTAGAAGACGAAGGGCTGTGCACCGGCGCGCACATCCATGCTCTTACGGAAAGTGTGATGCTCCTGCCAGAAGCGCAGCACCTTTTCTTCAAGTTCAGGAAAGTTCAGTTTCGTGGATACCTCTTGGAAAACCATGATGCCCTCCTGCTCGCTTCTCCCAATGTCACAGAAAGATCGAGGATGAAACCCCTCTACTCGTCCAACTCAATGCGCAGGCGCTTGTTGAGGCGCCCCTTGCTCTCGTGACCGACCACGCGGATGGTGCCCACCTCGCGAGTATTGGCGACGTGTGTCCCGCCATCAGCCTGCATGTCGAGGCCCGCGATTTCCACCACCCGCACCTGGCGGATGTTCTCCGGCAGCAGGTTGATCTTCGTGCGGATGAGGTCGGGTATCTGGAACGCCTCCTCCCGCGGCAGTATTCGCACTAAGACTGGACGGGCCTGGGCCACCTCGTAGTTGACGCGCCGCTCCACATCATCGGCGAAGTCAGCGCTCATATGCTCCAATTCGAAGTCCATGCGCGCTTTCAGGGGTTCCATGTTGCCACCGGTGACGAGAGCGCCGAAATCCCGCCAGATGACGCCGCAAAGGATATGCAACGCGGTGTGAGTGCGCATCAGGCGGTAGCGCCGCTCCCAGTCAATCTGGCCGACGACGGACGTACCCACTGGCGGTACGCTACCCTCTAAACGATGCCATACCAAGTCACCCTCTTTTTTCAGCCCCACCACAGTGTATTCTATATCCCCGGCGCGCAAAATGCCGGTGTCGGCCGGCTGTCCTCCGCCGCCAGGGTAGAAGGCTGTAGCATCCAGCGCCACCTGCCCCTCGCCCACGACGGTGATGGAGGCCGAGAACTGGCGCAAGTAACTATCCGTCAGGTACAAGAGTTCGGTCACGATACCCTCCTAAACAAGAGCCCCCGTCCCACAGGGACGAGGGCCCAAGAATTACCCCCGCGGTACCACCCTAATTGGCGTGCACGCCCGCTCCATCGAGGTACATATTTATACCCCCGCCGGTGTAACGGCCGGCGAACCCGTCCAAGTCTACTCCGGCAGATGCCGTTTCGGTTGGCGGCTCCGGAAGGATTTTCGGCGCGCTCGTTGCACCCGGCTTCCACCTGCCCCGGGCTCTCTGGGCGAACCTCGCACGCCTACTCGTTTCCATCACTGCCTTTCGGCTTTGATGAAAATTATGCTACAAAGTGGCGGTTCTGTCAAATGCGCGAGTTCTGCGCCAAGAGATGGGCTAACAGCCTCGAGGGATAAGTTCTCCGGAGGAGCCAGGCCTCTCACCACCTATTCTCGCGCACGCTGGCAGGCCAGGCGCCCCATGGCCTCAGCCTGCATGTAAGTGACCTTGGACTGACAACCAGCGCGTGAGCCGCCGGGCGACCAGTACCATATCCCAACCACCCTACGGTAGCCCGGCTACTCCAGAACACGGCTTGCGATGCCTATGGAGGACGACGCCCAGCACAAGCATTAGCAGCACCAAGGCTGTGGCAATCCAAGCGGCTACAGCCACCATCGGCGTGTGCGCTTGCTTAACGGCGATTCCAGCGAAAGCCCAGGCGATCACCAACATATAGGCGACGTCCCCCCTCGTGAGACTCACCACTGCCGCAATAACAGTTGCCGCCAGCAGCATAATCACGGCCCAGACCGGGGCACTGATCCCCCACCCATCCCACCCCAAGTAGTTCAACACATCGGTCGCATTGGCAATGGTTGCCACGGTGATCCATCCCAGGTAGATGCTGAAGGGCACGTCCACGAGCCATTTTTCGGTTGAGGGAACCGCTGCACGTCCGATTCCCAGACGCATGTAAATTGCGATCAGCAACAACAGCAACGCCGTCATGGCCACCAGGGTTAATGGGAACTGCTCATAATGCCAAAGGAAGAGCCAAACGATATTGGCAGTGCAACTCAGAGCGAATAGGTAACCAACTCGGACCAAACGCGGGTTCTCCTGTTGTCTAGGCAGTGCCTGGTAAAGGCCGAAGAGGATCAAGCCCAGGTAGATCCATCCCCAGATGGAAAACACGTAACCTGCTGGTACGAAGTAAACGTCAAAGCGATCCGAGATCGCTCCGGTGGTCTGTCCATTCAATGGGAGTGCGTTTGCCAAGCCATTGACCACAATGGTCGCGACCACAGCGAGTACGCTCACTGTCTGTCTGAGCACGTTCTTGTTCATTGCGTATTTCCCTTCTTTTCAATTGCGCTCTTGCGCATTGGCCGAACGAATCGTCGTGCGAATGAGCGTAGCCCGTTGCCACCCTGTGCAGTCCGGTCAGCTGGATGCGGAGTAGAGGAGACAAAAGCCGTCTGCACCGTATTCACGATACCCGTGGCCTCTTGTAATTCTGGCGTATGCCCAACGCAATAATCGAAGCAGGGAGCAAACCAATGAGTGTTGTTGTAATCAGCGACGATGAACCAAAGAATATCCATTGACAAAAGAACAGCACCAGGCTGTCTAGTGCCCAGGCAAGGCCCCAAATCACCCACAATGAAACTCTGTTCTCGAGCCACTTTCGTGAAATGTACAGGATATACACCACATTAAACACGAAAGCCACCACAAACATGAGCTGATTTTTGATATCGCCCGCCGCTGTGCCGAAATCAATATCAGTATCAGAAAGGAAGAAGAGCGCAAGCGAACTGATCGCATAACCGATATAGGCGAGGCAGCCCACGACAACTGCCATGAACAACTCGGAGAAAAACCCCTTCCGTACTTCTTCGGTCCTCATAGATTGCCGATTATCCCACCAAACGACCAGGTAGGAGAAAGCCATAGTTTGTAGAGTGATTTCAGGCAAACCAATAAGGTGATACCACAAGGGAAGCTTCGTATATAGCACTCCTTCTATGGAGCACGGCGCGGCACTTGTGGTAGAGAGAATGCCAAATACAATAAATAGTAACCATACAATGACCCACCCGTGTTTCTTCGCCAGGATAGCGCTTCTTATTGGCCATAAGGCGACTGCAAATAGCAAGCCTCTGATCGGCTGAAGCAGAACTCCCAGCACCGTCCGTGAACCGAATGGGAGCATAAAATCTCGTATGATCTCGCGTTGGAACAGTTCCTCGTAGTTCAACAGGTTTGACATCACCAAGCCAAAAATGAAATAGGTCAGACAGTGCACAAGGACGACTTTGATAGCGAATTGAATAAATTGTCTGAAGGCATCTCTACTCACTTTTTCCGCTCCTCCCGGGGCGGTTCCTGCGCCCGCCTTCTCCTACTTTGGTTCGCCTTGCCCTGCCGAGGGGATGTACCGTCGCCTCGGCGAGCACTCTGAAGACACCCAACTCAGTCCTGGACTCGCACCACTCCGCAAAGGCGGCGTCCAAGTTAGCATACTCGGCATGGCGTTCGGCCAGTGCTTGCTCCCGCTGCGCCTCTGTCTCCCAGACTTCGATCGCCAGATACCGCCGCGGATTCTTCATGTCGCGCAGCAGGGTGATGCCGCGGAAGCCCGTGTACCATCCGAACAGCCCGCTCCAGGCGCCACCTGGGCCGTATGCCAATTCGAACTGGCCTCGCGCCTCCTCCTTGACGACAAATTCCCAGATAATTTCGACCATCGTGAACTACACCCTCTGTGAACCGGCTTTTCTTAAGCCATCGTTCCCTGGACGCCCTGCGACTCACTGCCGAATGCTGTGGCTCGCCGGAGCCGGACTTATTGGCGCTCCGGTGTAGTCGCTCATTAGGCGGAGTAGTTGATCAGGGCGACCATATTACCTAATAGTTTTCTTCGCGTGGCATCAGCAACAGGAACGAGACAAAGAATAGACTGGTGAGAAGACCCGATATCCAGATAAACGCACTTGAGATCCCACTTGTGATCCCCAGGTAGACAATGGCAAGCGTCGGCAAGGCATTGTCAATAAGCCCCGCCTTCACGATCGCCGCATTCCGGACAGGGTCTTTGTATGCAAACCAATAGGCGACGCCCCAGGCCGTAGCAGCCCCACCGAAGAGCCTCAGGTAGATTGGGTCTGCAGGGATGGGAATTTTTAAGGTGGCCAGAAGGGGCAAAGGTCCGAGGAGGGCAGGCAAACCCCATACAAGAATGGTGATGAGGACTTTCAAGAAAAGGACGCGTCGCAACCAAAGTAGTCTAAGGTCAGTGGCTATCATATTTAGTCCTTTCTGCCTGATTCCGGCAATACTGCCTGTTCGGCCTAACGGTTGGTGTGAGCCGCACCCACCCGCTCTCGCTGGCATGACGCGCTTGAATCACCGACATCTTCGCGGGCATGACACGATGGTTGAAAGCGCAAGGGTGGGCGTCGGCTCCACACAGGGTTAGCCCGCGCCTCTTTTGCCTTGAGTGTTCGCTTGCGTCACAGCATGTGCCCCTTCGCACGCCGTTTGGCACGAGTCCTTATCAGTTGCGCAGGATAAGGGGCAGGTAAACCGAATACGTCGTCGTCTTGAACACGCCGCCATCTGTCCCAGCATAGAGGGTGGCCGGCGTCGCCGGGTCTATCGCCAGGGCGCGAACGCGGGGATTGGTCAGGCCGGTGTTGGCCGCGCTCCAGTTCGCACCGCCGTTCGTGCTCTTGAACACGCCGCCGCCCCGTGTCCCGGCATAGAGGGTGGCCGGCGTCGCCGGGTCTATCGCCAGGGCGCGAACGCGGGGATTGGTCAGGCCGGTGTTGGCCGCGCTCCAGTTCGCACCGCCGTTCGTGCTCTTGAACACGCCGCCGCCCAATGTGCCGGCATAGAGGGTGGCTGGGGTCTCAGACGGCCTTGGTTGTATGGGTACACAGGAAGCGTCTTCAAACGCTCAAAAGGGTTATAGGGCACGTGGGTGGGTGAAAGTGGTGCTGTTGGAGTGGGCGTCGGTGGAGGGCCTGGAGGCCCAGACGGTTCTGGCCCTTGCGCTGCTACAGTCAGAACAAAAATAGAAGCTAGGGTCACGACCAAAATAGACACGATGAATGCTTGCGGCTTCATTTCTCACTCCTAGCATAATGATCCAAGCCACCTTTTGCCTTTGGCAAATGCGCTGGCTAAACTGCACCGAGTTCAGCCGCTGCGACCGAGGCGGCGAAGCGAGCCGAGGGAGCAGTCGGCTGGAGCGAGTGGTTAGGCGCACATCCTCTTTGCCACTGTTGGGCGCCGGGGCAGGATGCTACCCATCCCTCTATGCCGTACCGCTACGGGTGGTTGCGCAACACCAGCGGCAGGTAGACGTGATATGGGGCGAAGCGCAGGATGACCAGCCCGCCGCCCCCATCGGCGACGTAGGCGTAGTCCCCCGCCACCGCCACGCCCTCGGCATCCCCCGGCGTGTCGTAGAAACCGGCCTCGGTGGGGTGAGCCGGGTCGGCGACGTTGATGATGCGCAGGCCATCCCAGTCGGCGACGTAGGCGTAGTCCCCCGCCACCGCCACGCCCTCGGCATCCCCCGGCGTGTCGTAGAAACCGGCCTCGGTGGGGTGAGCCGGGTCGGCGACGTCGATGATGCGCAGGCCATACCCATCGGCGACGTAGGCGTAGTCCCCCGCCACCGCCACACCATAGGCCTGCCCCGGCGTATCGTAGAAACCGGCCTCGGTGGGGTGAGCCGGGTCGGCGACGTTGATGATGCGCAGTCCGCCATCCCAGTCGGCGACGTAGGCGTAGTCCCCCGCCACCGCCACGTCGCGCACAACCCCGGGCAGGACGCCGGTCTGGCCGACGACAGTGGGATAGGCTGGGTCGGACACGTCCAGGATGACCAGGTGAGGCCCTACGCCGATGTAGGCGTAGCGGCCCACCACCGCCACCGCATAGGTGGCCCCCCCGATCTGGCCGACCAGTTCCACGTTTAGGGCCTGCTGGGCGAATGTTCTTGCCTCCTCAATGGTATGGGGTAAAGATCGAGATCCCCGAGCCAGCGCATGTACTCCACCGGCTGGCAAGAGCAGGGTCACGACAGGCACGAAAGTGATGGACAGTCTCGTTTTCATTGCTTTCCTCCTTACCAAAATAGTATGGTACTGGTACCGGTGCGCCTAATGGCCTGCGCTTCAGCGGTGGCGAGCCGCAGGCGAAGCCGTCCGCTGCAAGCGCTGGTTATACGCCACCTTTCGGTCTCCGGTGCTCGCGACAAACCGTGTTAGCCGCTGAGATACCAGATATGACCACCGCCTCCACCCCGCTGCCCGGCCAGGCGCTGGCGCCAACAAGATAGAGATTGCGAAGCGGTGTTTGAAGCGGCAAGCGCTCATGACCAAGTGCCGAGCCGTAGATTGCGCCATCAGGATGCCCGGTATAACGGGTGACCGTCGCCGGCGTTGCGGCATCCCGCGCGATGATATGACCACGCAGGCCGGGCAACAGTGTCTCAGCCTGGCGAATGATCTCATCGGCAAAAGCCGCCTTGTGTGCTTTGTAATCCGGGGCAGCGCGGTTCCAGGCCGCGGCTTCTGGCTGAGGAAGCAAGGTCATCACCGTCAGGACATAGTGACCGGGCGGCGCAAGGGATGGGTCCACTTTGGACGGCAGAGCAAAGCCCAGCCCCAGTCCGTTCGGCACGCGATACATGGTGATCGGCGCAATCGGGGGCTCGTAATCCAGGGCGAGGAAGACAGCAAAGACCGAAGTTGTGGGCTGGAGGGCCTGCACTTGCCGAGCGAACTTGCCCGGCAAATGCTCCAGCCCCACCAGTTCGCAGAACGTGACCCGCGCATCGGCGTTTGAGAGAATGACGCGGGCATGAAATGTGCCGCCATCCGCCAGTTGAATCCCGCGGGCGGCGCCATCTTCCACCAAAATCCTCGTCACCCTCTTGCCCAGAAGGATGGTGCCGCCGTGCGCCCGGATGGTCTCCGCTACCGCCTGTGACAATTGGCCCGAGCCGCCCTTCGGATAGAAACCGCCGTCGAAGTAGTAGCCGAAGATGGGGGCCATTTGCATTACGGTCAGCGTCTCTGGTTTGTCGGTCAGGTACGGGGTCAGTGCGCACAGTAGTTCCTTGAGGCGCTCGTCGCCAAAGTAGACATTGAGCATGTCCAGGTAAGGCCGTTCCATCCAGCGAAAGAGGTGCGGATGCGTGAGCGGATAGCGCAGCATCTCATCAGGGTCAGTTGGACGCGGCGAGCCTGTCTTCTCCACACCTGCATATAACTCCCGATAAATGTGGCCCATCTCGGTGAAGAACTCGCCAATGCGCTCCCGTTCGCCAGGGAAGAGGGCAGCCAGTTCCGCCGCGAATTCGTCTGCATCGTGCGGAACCCGCAGGCGTACATCATCGAAAATGTATTCCTGGGACATCCGCACAAATTCCAGGCGGGACTCGATGCCCAGTTCGTGCAACAGCCAGCGCACCGGGCCGCGCGGGCCTAGGCCGCTGATGTCGTGGACACCTATGTCAAAGACATATTTCCGGTGCAGGCGGCGGAAGTTGGCGCAAAAACCGCCGATATAGTGCGCCTGTTCGGCCACCAACGTTTTCAAACCGCGCTGCGCAAGCAAAGCCGCTGCCGTCAGCCCGCCCATGCCTGCACCGATGACGATGACGTCAAATTCATCGTCGGCACGTGGCCATGCCTTTGGGAATGCCGGCGGGTGCCAGCCGAAAGGCCGTTCCCATCTCTCGATTTCCCGCGCCAGCGTCCGCCTGGGAAACCACCTGGGAAAGACGATAGAGAAAGCGATGCCTGGGGCGAGCAGGAGATTGGGGAGCACCGTGGCCAGAACGATCTTGTGAGCAGGCCAAGCCAGGGCTGCCAGGTTGAAGGCAATGCCGAGGGTGAAGATCACTGCCCATACTAGGGTGATGATCTCGTTAGTGCGGCGGAAGAGGGGGTGCTGCCAGTATTCGCGGGGCCAATCGTCACGGGCATACTGGTAGGTGAAGGGGCTGCGGGCAGCAAGCGATCCCCAGGCCATTAGGGCCAGGGCAAGATAGACGAGCACCCCGCCATA contains:
- a CDS encoding TraR/DksA C4-type zinc finger protein, with the translated sequence MLSARLLERNRKRLIEERARLIEELADTAALERSGTGLSNHMADEATEAFEQAKALALRQNLERTLQAIEAALNRMDRGTYGICESCGQPIDPARLKAKPDAALCLDCRQRLEKRR
- a CDS encoding isoleucine--tRNA ligase translates to MVFQEVSTKLNFPELEEKVLRFWQEHHTFRKSMDVRAGAQPFVFYEGPPTANGLPGIHHVLGRVYKDTIPRYQTMKGRYVLRKGGWDTHGLPVEIEVEKELGFSGKQAIEEYGVAEFNERCRASVFRYTKEWTKLSDRIGFWLDMENPYVTLSTDYIESVWWILKQLWDRDLLYQGYKVVPYCPRCGTPLSSHELALGYETTVDPSIYVKFPLRDEANTYFLVWTTTPWTLPGNVALAVHPDETYVMVEQGGERLILVKALLNEALRGEYTILKEMPGRDLKGIHYRPLYTFLPVEGDYCYVLLGDFVTTAEGTGIVHIAPAFGEDDLNVGREYNLPILQTVDLKGNFIDAVTPWRGLFVKDADPLIMEDLRGRGLMYHVGQYEHVYPFCWRCDTPLLYYAKTTWYIETTRYKDRLLANNQLINWIPSHIKDGRFGDWLQNNVDWALGRERYWGTPLPVWVCDGCGEKTCIGSVAELRERVRDPKAHVGALTALRSEEASLSELDLHRPYIDQVTFPCSKCAGTMRRVPEVIDCWFDSGAMPVAQWHYPFENKELFQSQFPADFICEGIDQTRGWFYSLHAIATLLFDQPAYKTCISFGLVLDEEGQKMSKSKGNVVDPWEVINVHGADATRWYFYTAAPPDYPRRFSVDLVGETVRKFMLTLWNTYGFFVTYANIDGFDPRQGWVDVKQRPEIDRWILSELNALVRVVDEGMSNFDMTGPARAIQDFVDDLSNWYVRRSRRRFWKSGLAEDKRSAHHTLYTCLVTLCKLLAPFTPFTAEAMYQNLVRAVDASAPESVHLCDYPQADAALIDPKLMADTRLVMRLASLGHAARNKAGLKVRQPLAEVAVVLRSAEEQASVQRLQELLLDELNVKSLRLVEDKGELVTYTARAVASLVGKKYGSLFPKVQGALAKMNAEEVARSVSEGRSVEVEVEGQWITLNPGEVEVRTHEREGYVVAEDAGYLVAIRTALTPQLISEGLARELVRRVQTLRKEADFRIDETISTYYQTGPQLGAVLHEWAEYFKGETLSVLLEETVEAPDERAYTGTFDVDGEAITFWLLPSADSDWWTRHGK
- a CDS encoding alanyl-tRNA editing protein; amino-acid sequence: MTELLYLTDSYLRQFSASITVVGEGQVALDATAFYPGGGGQPADTGILRAGDIEYTVVGLKKEGDLVWHRLEGSVPPVGTSVVGQIDWERRYRLMRTHTALHILCGVIWRDFGALVTGGNMEPLKARMDFELEHMSADFADDVERRVNYEVAQARPVLVRILPREEAFQIPDLIRTKINLLPENIRQVRVVEIAGLDMQADGGTHVANTREVGTIRVVGHESKGRLNKRLRIELDE
- a CDS encoding tryptophan-rich sensory protein; the protein is MNKNVLRQTVSVLAVVATIVVNGLANALPLNGQTTGAISDRFDVYFVPAGYVFSIWGWIYLGLILFGLYQALPRQQENPRLVRVGYLFALSCTANIVWLFLWHYEQFPLTLVAMTALLLLLIAIYMRLGIGRAAVPSTEKWLVDVPFSIYLGWITVATIANATDVLNYLGWDGWGISAPVWAVIMLLAATVIAAVVSLTRGDVAYMLVIAWAFAGIAVKQAHTPMVAVAAWIATALVLLMLVLGVVLHRHRKPCSGVAGLP
- a CDS encoding antibiotic biosynthesis monooxygenase — encoded protein: MVEIIWEFVVKEEARGQFELAYGPGGAWSGLFGWYTGFRGITLLRDMKNPRRYLAIEVWETEAQREQALAERHAEYANLDAAFAEWCESRTELGVFRVLAEATVHPLGRARRTKVGEGGRRNRPGRSGKSE
- a CDS encoding NAD(P)/FAD-dependent oxidoreductase, with the protein product MSRKVSSTVWLFIAFVPWIIYWSLSGPGLVVPGVIAALTGALVLNIYRLRSGNPKLMDAVTLAFFGLHFVSTVILHSNLFLAYGGVLVYLALALMAWGSLAARSPFTYQYARDDWPREYWQHPLFRRTNEIITLVWAVIFTLGIAFNLAALAWPAHKIVLATVLPNLLLAPGIAFSIVFPRWFPRRTLAREIERWERPFGWHPPAFPKAWPRADDEFDVIVIGAGMGGLTAAALLAQRGLKTLVAEQAHYIGGFCANFRRLHRKYVFDIGVHDISGLGPRGPVRWLLHELGIESRLEFVRMSQEYIFDDVRLRVPHDADEFAAELAALFPGERERIGEFFTEMGHIYRELYAGVEKTGSPRPTDPDEMLRYPLTHPHLFRWMERPYLDMLNVYFGDERLKELLCALTPYLTDKPETLTVMQMAPIFGYYFDGGFYPKGGSGQLSQAVAETIRAHGGTILLGKRVTRILVEDGAARGIQLADGGTFHARVILSNADARVTFCELVGLEHLPGKFARQVQALQPTTSVFAVFLALDYEPPIAPITMYRVPNGLGLGFALPSKVDPSLAPPGHYVLTVMTLLPQPEAAAWNRAAPDYKAHKAAFADEIIRQAETLLPGLRGHIIARDAATPATVTRYTGHPDGAIYGSALGHERLPLQTPLRNLYLVGASAWPGSGVEAVVISGISAANTVCREHRRPKGGV